A genomic stretch from Capricornis sumatraensis isolate serow.1 chromosome 4, serow.2, whole genome shotgun sequence includes:
- the MLF2 gene encoding myeloid leukemia factor 2 isoform X1, whose amino-acid sequence MFRFMRDVEPEDPMFLMDPFAIHRQHMNRMLSGGFGYSPFLSITDGNLPGTRPASRRMQAGAVSPFGMLGMSGGFMDMFGMMNDMIGNMEHMTAGGNCQTFSSSTVISYSNTGDGAPKVYQETSEMRSAPGGIRETRRTVRDSDSGLEQMSIGHHIRDRAHILQRSRNHRTGDQEERQDYINLDESEAAAFDDEWRRETSRFRQQRPLEFRRHEASGGGGRRAEGPPRLAIQGPEDSPSRQSRRYDW is encoded by the exons ATGTTCCGCTTCATGAGGGACGTGGAGCCCGAGGACCCCATGTTCCTGAT GGACCCCTTTGCCATTCACCGTCAGCACATGAACCGGATGTTGTCAGGGGGGTTTGGATATAGCCCCTTCCTCAGCATCACAGATGGCAATCTGCCAGGGACCCGGCCTGCCAGCCGCAGGATGCAG GCTGGGGCTGTCTCCCCTTTTGGAATGCTGGGAATG TCAGGCGGCTTCATGGACATGTTCGGGATGATGAACGACATGATCGGCAACATG gaGCACATGACAGCCGGAGGCAATTGCCAGaccttctcctcctccactgTCATCTCCTACTCCAACACCGGCGACGGGGCTCCCAAGGTCTACCAAGAGACGTCCGAGATGCGCTCAGCCCCAGGCGGG ATCCGGGAGACCCGGCGGACCGTGCGCGACTCCGACAGCGGGCTGGAGCAGATGTCCATTGGGCATCACATCCGGGACCGGGCTCACATCCTCCAGCGCTCCCGAAACCACCGCACGGGGGACCAGGAGGAGCGGCAGGACTATATCAACCTGGACGAGA GTGAGGCCGCGGCGTTTGATGACGAGTGGCGGAGGGAGACTTCCCGATTCCGGCAGCAGCGTCCTCTGGAATTTCGGAGGCATGAGGCTTCCGGGGGTGGAGGACGAAGGGCTGAGGGGCCTCCCCGCCTGGCTATACAGGGACCCGAGGACTCCCCATCCCGACAGTCGCGCCGCTACGACTGGTGA
- the MLF2 gene encoding myeloid leukemia factor 2 isoform X2 encodes MFRFMRDVEPEDPMFLMDPFAIHRQHMNRMLSGGFGYSPFLSITDGNLPGTRPASRRMQQAGAVSPFGMLGMSGGFMDMFGMMNDMIGNMEHMTAGGNCQTFSSSTVISYSNTGDGAPKVYQETSEMRSAPGGIRETRRTVRDSDSGLEQMSIGHHIRDRAHILQRSRNHRTGDQEERQDYINLDESEAAAFDDEWRRETSRFRQQRPLEFRRHEASGGGGRRAEGPPRLAIQGPEDSPSRQSRRYDW; translated from the exons ATGTTCCGCTTCATGAGGGACGTGGAGCCCGAGGACCCCATGTTCCTGAT GGACCCCTTTGCCATTCACCGTCAGCACATGAACCGGATGTTGTCAGGGGGGTTTGGATATAGCCCCTTCCTCAGCATCACAGATGGCAATCTGCCAGGGACCCGGCCTGCCAGCCGCAGGATGCAG CAA GCTGGGGCTGTCTCCCCTTTTGGAATGCTGGGAATG TCAGGCGGCTTCATGGACATGTTCGGGATGATGAACGACATGATCGGCAACATG gaGCACATGACAGCCGGAGGCAATTGCCAGaccttctcctcctccactgTCATCTCCTACTCCAACACCGGCGACGGGGCTCCCAAGGTCTACCAAGAGACGTCCGAGATGCGCTCAGCCCCAGGCGGG ATCCGGGAGACCCGGCGGACCGTGCGCGACTCCGACAGCGGGCTGGAGCAGATGTCCATTGGGCATCACATCCGGGACCGGGCTCACATCCTCCAGCGCTCCCGAAACCACCGCACGGGGGACCAGGAGGAGCGGCAGGACTATATCAACCTGGACGAGA GTGAGGCCGCGGCGTTTGATGACGAGTGGCGGAGGGAGACTTCCCGATTCCGGCAGCAGCGTCCTCTGGAATTTCGGAGGCATGAGGCTTCCGGGGGTGGAGGACGAAGGGCTGAGGGGCCTCCCCGCCTGGCTATACAGGGACCCGAGGACTCCCCATCCCGACAGTCGCGCCGCTACGACTGGTGA